The following proteins are encoded in a genomic region of Natronorubrum halophilum:
- a CDS encoding family 43 glycosylhydrolase yields MFDDSTNTPRRNVLRGIGASAITATGAVGLSGLALADEHTYQNPVGPIGFGDTSVVRTCNGTYYAYGTETPEDVVPIARSNDLVDWTYIGSAFEMQPDWRDDPDAGVWAPSVNYFNGEYYLYYSYSTWGSQNNPGIGLATANHPAGPFTDQGPVFRAEDLGMTNAIDGELVVVDDTPYMVWGSWYGIYGVELTPDGRDYVPGTVFHMAGDMIEGAMIVRENGYYYLFYSTGNCCDGRNSTYEVEVGRSESFFGPYVNQNGDDLRDLNDHHAGVAVLTGTDEFIGPGHNTAIQDDDGDWWMVYHVEATDEIDTRVLMIDPIRWDDAGWPIVGDDGTPSREQPVPPAGADVCNYRSR; encoded by the coding sequence ATGTTTGATGATAGCACGAACACCCCTCGTCGGAACGTACTGAGAGGAATCGGAGCGAGTGCGATCACCGCCACGGGTGCGGTCGGTCTCAGCGGATTGGCGCTCGCGGACGAGCACACGTATCAAAATCCGGTCGGCCCGATCGGGTTCGGTGATACGAGCGTCGTTCGAACCTGCAACGGCACCTATTACGCGTACGGAACGGAAACGCCGGAAGACGTGGTCCCGATCGCTCGGTCGAACGACCTGGTCGACTGGACGTACATCGGCTCGGCGTTCGAGATGCAACCGGACTGGCGCGACGATCCGGACGCGGGCGTGTGGGCTCCGTCGGTCAACTACTTCAACGGCGAGTACTACCTCTACTACTCGTACTCGACCTGGGGAAGCCAGAACAACCCGGGAATCGGTCTCGCAACCGCGAACCATCCTGCGGGACCGTTCACCGACCAGGGACCGGTGTTCCGTGCGGAGGACCTGGGGATGACGAACGCCATCGACGGCGAACTGGTGGTCGTCGACGACACGCCCTACATGGTGTGGGGAAGCTGGTACGGTATTTACGGCGTCGAACTGACCCCTGACGGGAGGGACTACGTCCCCGGAACGGTGTTTCACATGGCCGGCGACATGATAGAGGGAGCGATGATCGTCAGGGAGAACGGGTACTACTACCTGTTCTACTCGACGGGCAACTGCTGTGACGGCCGAAACAGCACCTACGAAGTCGAGGTCGGTCGCTCGGAGTCGTTCTTCGGCCCCTACGTCAACCAGAACGGCGACGACCTGCGCGACCTGAACGACCACCACGCCGGTGTCGCGGTCCTGACGGGAACCGACGAGTTCATCGGACCCGGCCACAACACTGCGATTCAGGACGACGACGGTGACTGGTGGATGGTGTACCACGTCGAGGCTACCGACGAGATCGATACCCGCGTGCTCATGATCGATCCCATTCGGTGGGACGACGCCGGGTGGCCGATCGTCGGCGATGATGGAACGCCGAGCAGGGAACAGCCGGTTCCGCCGGCCGGTGCCGACGTCTGTAACTATCGTAGCCGCTGA
- a CDS encoding right-handed parallel beta-helix repeat-containing protein: MSQDSTRYPHREASEPSESSTPTPRVTRRRALSVAAAGLAAGAIGTAQASSHDAEVWQTDGTWYAANDGTVYEGSDYIDAIQAAVDSLTAGRTSKEKVLIKNSGSVGPHSWDGDVKAVDLPSYTVIDHSGTIFVEDSGDDLIVPFRARSVESIEIQNVTIEGNPRYGIWIQSCSDVQLGDINMSLWDTEDVGIGIRIDDSDGGRSQNVSLDYAYVEGSQHHAVETYGVDDVSIGTVETVDTGGCGLLLNDTAYATVDRVDATRADQGGGYAGFRCANDAGPEIVVNRVDAVDCGRGIFTVSGSEGIEIYNVFLDGNGGNLVQDTRYLLIDGGTVTNTGSSGIRIDSRDSGDHPHTTNVTVRNLDITDNAEYGVYETGPDTGDNAIVHNHLCNNAGGAIETYANSTDVSGNSYCG; this comes from the coding sequence ATGTCACAAGATAGCACGAGATATCCCCACAGGGAAGCGTCCGAACCAAGCGAATCGAGCACCCCGACGCCGCGCGTCACTCGCCGTCGCGCGTTGTCAGTCGCGGCCGCGGGGCTGGCGGCGGGTGCGATCGGTACGGCGCAGGCGAGCAGCCACGACGCCGAGGTCTGGCAGACCGACGGCACCTGGTACGCCGCCAACGACGGGACGGTGTACGAGGGTTCGGACTACATCGACGCGATTCAGGCGGCCGTCGATAGCCTTACCGCGGGCCGGACCTCCAAGGAGAAAGTCCTGATCAAAAACTCCGGGTCGGTCGGTCCCCACTCCTGGGACGGCGACGTCAAGGCCGTCGATCTGCCCAGCTACACGGTGATCGATCACAGCGGCACGATCTTCGTCGAAGACAGCGGCGACGATCTGATCGTGCCGTTTCGCGCACGGAGCGTCGAATCGATCGAGATCCAGAATGTCACCATCGAGGGCAACCCCCGCTACGGCATCTGGATCCAGAGCTGTTCGGACGTTCAGTTGGGCGACATCAACATGTCCTTGTGGGACACTGAAGACGTCGGGATCGGGATCCGAATCGACGACAGCGACGGCGGCCGGAGCCAGAACGTCTCGCTCGATTACGCCTACGTCGAAGGCTCTCAGCACCACGCGGTCGAGACCTACGGCGTCGACGACGTCAGCATCGGCACCGTCGAGACCGTCGACACGGGCGGCTGCGGGTTGCTCTTGAACGACACGGCCTACGCGACGGTCGATCGCGTGGACGCCACTCGAGCGGATCAGGGCGGCGGCTACGCCGGCTTCCGGTGTGCGAACGATGCCGGGCCGGAGATCGTCGTCAACCGGGTCGACGCCGTCGACTGCGGCCGCGGGATCTTCACCGTCTCCGGAAGCGAGGGCATCGAGATCTACAACGTGTTCCTCGACGGCAACGGCGGGAACCTCGTTCAGGACACTCGGTATCTACTCATCGACGGCGGGACCGTCACGAACACCGGCAGCAGCGGTATCCGAATCGACTCGCGGGACAGCGGCGACCATCCCCACACGACCAACGTCACGGTCCGAAACCTCGATATCACGGACAACGCCGAGTACGGCGTCTACGAGACCGGTCCCGATACGGGAGACAACGCGATCGTCCACAATCACCTCTGTAACAACGCCGGTGGAGCGATCGAAACGTACGCGAACAGCACGGACGTCAGCGGGAACTCCTACTGCGGCTAG
- a CDS encoding family 78 glycoside hydrolase catalytic domain — MSPHQPVDLRTEYASNPLGIDETEPRLSWRVDADSERRGAKQIAFRVLVASTPDRLSAGDGDLWDTGKRPSNRPAVPYGGRPLEPETEYFWAVRVWDESDEPSEWSDSARWEMGLLDPADWEASWIRRSEDGTFERGRFTYLRREITLEGAVDRARAYVSASHQYELSVNGRAVDRGQSFSYPDYQYYKTVDLTDDLETGANAIGALTHWNGDGQGRPAAEPGFVCQLVVAFADGSERTIVTDGSWRVREAEWREDAPLRNDEIAEPVERIDGRRAPIGWDEPGFETAAWELADVVGTHPTGPWKCLVAQNTEVVRSPIEPESMERLESGSYVVDFGRVYAGLPEVRFDEGTDSHRVELTAGYLLEGDRTVSTVEGTQWTDMSYEYVQHDGEGRFRPFNYLGVRYLQIDDPGERLEPEQVRLLATRNDVPDETAATFECSNETVDAVFELARHSALYGCQEQFVDTPTREKGQFLLDAAAISRTTALAFEERTLSRKAIEEFVRSHYRYWAGDGRLNAVYPNGDGKRDIPDFTASFPGWVWRYYRASGDRRTLDLAYPVVRSIAAYVERYVDADTGLATSLPGGDGGPYEEGIVDWPPEMRYGYDRAWPARTTVNVLCASALERAADIASALERPGHERAHYRDSQQALEDAIDEHLRQGDRYVDGCDASDASESASQHANALPLAFDLVPEARVDAVADRVADRGMEMGPMTVSWLLEALEAADRPEAIVELVTNPADDGWANILEQGGTFTWESWHCRDPSLPDDRRRNRSESHAMGATVLVSILRVLLGVRPGGVGGERVEIRPPDAGLESASGRIPTERGAVEVSWTRGASGEFGDGGTFSLEATIPWNASATVVLPMDDRDAVASVDGERVRFNGDDGNGGRSATLPDGVSAVRGGDRLEIDVESGSYRFALE, encoded by the coding sequence ATGTCTCCCCACCAACCCGTGGACTTGCGAACCGAGTACGCGTCCAACCCGCTCGGAATCGACGAGACCGAACCCCGGCTCAGTTGGCGCGTCGACGCCGACTCCGAGCGTCGCGGTGCGAAACAAATCGCGTTCAGAGTGCTCGTCGCGTCCACGCCGGACCGTCTTTCCGCCGGCGACGGGGACCTCTGGGATACCGGAAAGCGACCGTCAAACCGTCCGGCAGTGCCGTACGGTGGTCGCCCTCTCGAGCCGGAAACCGAATACTTCTGGGCGGTTCGCGTGTGGGACGAATCCGACGAACCGAGCGAGTGGAGCGATTCGGCCCGGTGGGAGATGGGACTCCTCGATCCCGCCGACTGGGAGGCGTCCTGGATCCGCCGCTCCGAGGACGGCACGTTCGAGCGCGGCCGGTTCACCTACCTTCGCCGCGAGATCACTCTCGAGGGGGCGGTCGATCGGGCGCGAGCGTACGTCTCCGCCAGTCACCAGTACGAACTCTCCGTCAACGGGCGCGCGGTCGACCGCGGCCAGTCGTTTTCCTATCCGGACTACCAGTACTACAAGACGGTCGATCTCACGGACGATCTCGAAACGGGCGCGAACGCGATCGGTGCCCTGACTCACTGGAACGGCGACGGGCAGGGGCGACCGGCCGCCGAACCCGGATTCGTCTGCCAGCTCGTCGTGGCGTTCGCCGACGGTTCCGAGCGGACCATCGTCACCGACGGCTCGTGGCGCGTCCGCGAGGCCGAGTGGCGGGAGGACGCACCGCTGCGAAACGACGAGATCGCCGAGCCGGTCGAGCGCATCGACGGCCGCCGAGCGCCGATCGGCTGGGACGAACCGGGGTTCGAGACGGCGGCGTGGGAACTCGCAGACGTCGTCGGTACCCACCCGACGGGACCCTGGAAGTGCCTCGTCGCACAGAACACCGAGGTCGTGCGCTCACCGATCGAACCGGAGTCGATGGAACGACTCGAGTCCGGATCGTACGTCGTCGATTTCGGGCGCGTGTACGCCGGTCTTCCCGAGGTACGCTTCGATGAGGGGACTGACAGCCATCGAGTCGAACTCACGGCGGGCTATCTGCTCGAGGGCGATAGGACGGTTTCAACCGTCGAGGGAACCCAGTGGACCGACATGAGCTACGAGTACGTCCAGCACGATGGTGAGGGACGGTTCCGACCGTTCAACTACCTCGGCGTCCGGTATCTACAGATAGACGACCCGGGCGAGCGACTCGAGCCCGAGCAGGTGCGGCTGCTGGCGACGCGGAACGACGTTCCCGACGAGACGGCCGCGACGTTCGAGTGCTCGAACGAAACCGTCGATGCGGTCTTCGAACTCGCGCGCCACTCCGCGCTGTACGGCTGTCAGGAACAGTTCGTCGACACGCCCACCCGCGAGAAAGGCCAGTTCCTGCTGGACGCGGCCGCCATCTCGCGGACGACGGCCCTGGCCTTCGAGGAACGGACGCTCAGCCGGAAGGCGATCGAGGAGTTCGTTCGCTCCCACTACCGGTACTGGGCGGGTGACGGTCGTCTGAACGCCGTCTACCCGAACGGGGACGGCAAGCGCGACATTCCCGACTTTACCGCCTCGTTTCCCGGCTGGGTCTGGCGGTACTACCGCGCGTCCGGCGATCGGCGAACGCTCGATCTCGCTTACCCGGTCGTTCGGTCGATCGCAGCCTACGTCGAGCGCTACGTCGACGCCGATACCGGACTCGCCACGAGCCTCCCGGGCGGCGACGGCGGTCCCTACGAGGAGGGGATCGTCGACTGGCCGCCCGAGATGCGATACGGCTACGATCGGGCGTGGCCCGCCAGGACGACGGTCAACGTCCTCTGTGCGAGCGCGCTCGAGCGGGCGGCCGACATCGCGTCGGCACTCGAGCGGCCGGGCCACGAGCGAGCGCACTACCGCGACAGCCAGCAAGCGCTCGAGGACGCGATCGACGAGCACCTGCGCCAGGGCGACCGCTACGTCGACGGCTGCGACGCGAGCGACGCGAGCGAGTCGGCGTCCCAACACGCCAACGCCCTTCCGCTAGCGTTCGATCTCGTCCCCGAAGCGCGCGTCGACGCCGTCGCTGACCGCGTGGCCGACCGAGGAATGGAGATGGGACCGATGACGGTCTCGTGGTTACTCGAGGCGCTCGAGGCCGCGGACCGTCCCGAAGCGATCGTCGAACTGGTAACGAACCCCGCGGACGACGGCTGGGCGAACATCCTCGAGCAGGGTGGAACGTTCACCTGGGAAAGCTGGCACTGTCGCGATCCGTCGCTGCCGGACGACCGCCGGCGCAATCGCAGCGAGTCTCACGCCATGGGCGCGACGGTGCTGGTGAGCATTCTACGGGTGCTTCTGGGCGTTCGCCCCGGCGGTGTCGGGGGCGAACGCGTCGAGATCCGCCCGCCGGACGCGGGACTCGAGTCGGCGTCCGGTCGCATTCCGACCGAGCGGGGCGCCGTCGAGGTCTCGTGGACCCGCGGAGCGAGTGGCGAATTCGGCGACGGCGGTACGTTCAGTCTCGAGGCGACGATCCCGTGGAACGCGTCGGCGACGGTCGTGCTTCCGATGGACGATCGAGACGCCGTCGCGTCCGTCGACGGCGAACGGGTCCGGTTCAACGGGGACGACGGGAACGGCGGGAGATCGGCGACGCTGCCCGACGGCGTCTCGGCCGTTCGGGGCGGCGATCGCCTCGAGATCGACGTCGAATCGGGGTCCTACCGGTTCGCTCTCGAGTGA
- a CDS encoding rhamnogalacturonan lyase, producing MEALDRGLVAVPAKDGVLVRWRLFGTDPGNLGFHVYRDGERVNNKPITDSTNFLDPDGTTDSTYAIRPVGVGRVKSGRNRRKRGHRKPGMSKSVEVWDEQYKEIPLNKPSPVEGEDGETVTYHANDASVGDLTGDGSLDIVQKWTPSNAKDNSQSGHTSDVLLDGYTMEGEHLWRINLGQNVRAGAHYTPFVVYDFDGDGTAELAVRTADGTTDGTGAVIGDPDADYANEDGYVLKGPEYLTVFDGETGEELATTDFEPARGDICDWGDCYGNRGDRFLAGVAYLDGERPSILTTRGYYEKSMLAAWDFRDGDLETRWIFDSDDGNEEYEGQGNHQLATADVDGDGKDEIVYGAAVIDHDGTGLYSTGWNHGDALHVSDFDPSRDGLEVFMPHEWGPYGMTFRDAETGELLWGEEGDGDIGRGMIADIDPNYEGAEAWAGIPLSDDGLGTWTADGERLSEDTVDSINSAVWWTGDLQRELLDHDFLGWEEGYGVGWIKKWNPETEELDLVKSFDGTRSNNSSKGNPCLSGDILGDWREEVIWRTEDSEALRLYATPHETDHRLYTLLHDPQYRTAIAWQNVGYNQPPWPSYFLGHGMDDPPKPDIELVTDDNRHGKRGRPGSHNDSSH from the coding sequence ATGGAGGCACTTGACCGGGGACTCGTGGCCGTTCCGGCGAAAGACGGCGTACTCGTTCGGTGGCGACTGTTCGGGACGGACCCTGGCAACCTCGGGTTCCACGTATACCGCGACGGTGAACGGGTGAACAACAAACCGATCACCGACAGCACGAATTTTCTCGATCCCGATGGGACGACGGATTCGACCTACGCGATACGCCCGGTCGGCGTCGGTCGTGTGAAAAGCGGACGGAACCGCAGAAAGCGCGGCCACCGCAAACCCGGCATGTCGAAGTCCGTCGAGGTGTGGGACGAGCAGTACAAGGAGATTCCGCTGAACAAACCCTCCCCCGTCGAGGGCGAAGACGGGGAGACGGTCACGTACCACGCGAACGACGCGAGCGTGGGCGACCTCACCGGCGACGGATCGCTCGATATCGTCCAGAAGTGGACGCCGTCGAACGCGAAGGACAACTCCCAGTCGGGCCACACGAGCGACGTCCTGCTCGACGGGTACACGATGGAGGGCGAGCACCTCTGGCGGATCAACCTCGGACAAAACGTCCGAGCGGGTGCACACTACACGCCGTTCGTCGTCTACGACTTCGACGGCGACGGGACGGCCGAACTGGCCGTCCGGACGGCCGACGGGACAACGGATGGAACCGGCGCGGTCATCGGCGACCCGGATGCCGACTACGCGAACGAGGATGGATACGTCCTCAAGGGGCCGGAGTACCTCACCGTCTTCGACGGTGAGACGGGCGAGGAACTCGCGACGACGGATTTCGAGCCCGCGCGGGGGGACATCTGCGACTGGGGCGACTGCTACGGGAACCGCGGCGACCGATTCCTCGCCGGCGTCGCCTACCTCGACGGCGAACGACCGAGCATCCTCACGACGCGGGGCTACTACGAGAAGTCGATGCTGGCCGCCTGGGACTTCCGGGACGGCGACCTCGAGACCCGATGGATTTTCGACAGCGACGACGGTAACGAGGAGTACGAGGGCCAGGGCAACCACCAGCTCGCAACCGCCGACGTCGACGGCGACGGGAAGGACGAGATCGTCTACGGCGCCGCGGTCATCGACCACGACGGCACCGGGCTCTACTCGACCGGCTGGAACCACGGCGACGCCCTGCACGTGAGCGACTTCGACCCCAGTCGGGACGGGCTCGAGGTCTTCATGCCCCACGAGTGGGGACCGTACGGAATGACGTTCCGCGACGCCGAGACGGGCGAGTTACTGTGGGGCGAGGAAGGCGATGGAGACATCGGCAGGGGAATGATCGCCGACATCGACCCGAACTACGAGGGAGCGGAAGCGTGGGCGGGGATACCGCTATCCGACGACGGGCTCGGCACGTGGACCGCCGACGGCGAGCGGCTCAGCGAGGACACCGTCGACTCGATCAACTCCGCGGTCTGGTGGACGGGCGACCTGCAGCGGGAGCTACTGGACCACGACTTCCTCGGCTGGGAGGAGGGGTACGGCGTGGGTTGGATCAAGAAGTGGAACCCCGAAACCGAGGAGCTAGACCTCGTGAAGTCCTTCGACGGCACACGCTCTAACAACTCGTCGAAGGGCAATCCGTGTCTCTCCGGAGACATCCTCGGCGACTGGCGCGAGGAGGTGATCTGGCGAACTGAAGACAGTGAGGCGCTGCGCCTGTACGCGACGCCCCACGAGACCGACCACCGGCTGTACACGCTGTTGCACGACCCGCAGTACCGGACCGCGATCGCGTGGCAGAACGTTGGCTACAACCAGCCGCCGTGGCCGAGTTATTTCCTCGGACACGGGATGGACGACCCGCCGAAACCCGATATCGAACTCGTCACCGACGACAACCGACACGGGAAGCGCGGACGGCCCGGCTCCCACAACGATAGTAGCCACTGA
- a CDS encoding universal stress protein has protein sequence MDHALVIVDDTDAHRGLLAEAGQLAHDTGAKLTVVSWITPDQTEETAANLEVIEQVEGTSYSDPGPAATAKQFARQFAEDVFESVDDSIEFTADGIVTEDDERADEIIAAAERLECDHIFLVGRRRSPTGKALFGDVAQRILLNFDGTVTLKMK, from the coding sequence ATGGACCACGCACTTGTTATCGTCGACGACACCGACGCACACCGAGGGCTGCTCGCGGAAGCCGGACAGTTAGCCCACGATACCGGCGCAAAGCTGACCGTCGTCTCGTGGATAACGCCGGATCAGACCGAGGAGACGGCGGCGAATCTGGAGGTGATCGAGCAGGTCGAGGGAACGTCGTACAGCGATCCCGGTCCGGCCGCCACCGCGAAGCAGTTCGCACGGCAGTTCGCGGAGGACGTGTTCGAGTCGGTCGACGATTCGATCGAATTCACCGCCGATGGCATCGTCACCGAGGACGACGAGCGCGCCGACGAAATTATCGCCGCTGCGGAGCGACTCGAGTGCGATCACATCTTTCTCGTCGGACGGCGGCGGTCGCCGACCGGGAAGGCGCTGTTCGGCGACGTCGCCCAGCGCATCCTGCTCAACTTCGACGGCACCGTGACGCTTAAAATGAAGTGA
- a CDS encoding zinc-dependent alcohol dehydrogenase, with translation MKAIVHTGPRSIEIREREKAVPDSDEVLVRVHSAGLCGSDAHAYTYEDGYEWIPIPRIMGHEYSGEVVEVGDSVTDFAVGDHVVEEPIHDCGACFQCKNGQPNVCQNFEITGMHTDGAYTEYTTVKPRDLHYIPEDVPLGHASITEPLSIATRAVFDQSNVTPGDTVLVEGPGPIGVLVAAVANSMGADVLVSGLGKDTEYRLPLVETLGIDTVDIENDDLEAVVDARTDGIGFDAVFDTTGHKSGIEMAIEHVRKGGGVVVVGLPGAPSEVFMTPVVRSEIDLNTSYGSTWQNFEQAIRLLSVGAIDADAIIDRTFSVDEPTDAFEAFLESETCKPVFSFADS, from the coding sequence ATGAAGGCCATAGTCCATACCGGTCCCAGATCTATCGAGATTCGCGAGCGCGAAAAGGCGGTTCCCGACAGCGACGAAGTACTCGTTCGCGTCCACTCGGCGGGGCTGTGCGGCAGCGACGCGCACGCGTACACGTACGAAGACGGCTACGAGTGGATTCCCATCCCGCGGATCATGGGCCACGAGTACTCCGGCGAGGTCGTCGAGGTCGGCGACAGCGTCACCGACTTCGCCGTCGGCGACCACGTCGTCGAGGAGCCGATCCACGACTGCGGTGCGTGTTTTCAGTGTAAGAACGGCCAGCCGAACGTCTGCCAGAACTTCGAGATCACGGGGATGCACACAGACGGTGCATACACCGAATATACGACGGTCAAACCACGTGACCTCCACTATATCCCCGAGGACGTCCCGCTCGGTCACGCGAGCATCACCGAACCCCTCAGCATCGCGACGCGGGCCGTGTTCGACCAGTCGAACGTGACGCCGGGTGACACCGTCCTCGTCGAAGGACCCGGCCCGATCGGCGTCCTCGTCGCCGCCGTCGCGAACTCGATGGGCGCCGACGTCCTCGTCTCCGGACTCGGCAAAGACACCGAGTACCGGCTCCCGCTGGTCGAAACACTCGGCATCGACACGGTGGACATCGAGAACGACGACCTCGAGGCGGTCGTCGACGCCCGAACGGACGGCATCGGGTTCGACGCCGTGTTCGACACGACCGGTCACAAAAGCGGTATCGAGATGGCCATCGAACACGTCCGCAAGGGCGGAGGGGTCGTCGTCGTCGGCCTTCCCGGCGCACCCAGCGAAGTGTTCATGACGCCGGTGGTTCGCAGCGAGATCGACCTCAACACCTCCTACGGCTCGACCTGGCAGAACTTCGAACAGGCCATCCGGCTCCTCTCCGTCGGTGCCATCGACGCCGACGCGATCATCGATCGTACCTTCAGCGTCGACGAACCGACCGACGCCTTCGAGGCCTTCCTCGAGTCCGAAACCTGCAAACCCGTCTTCTCGTTCGCCGACTCCTAA
- a CDS encoding carbohydrate-binding family 9-like protein yields the protein MKQYTIARARSTVPLGDAVDGTPWEEATVFRIDEFSWHEGGPKPLTTGRVCYDDEAIYLQFSVEDREITASVTALNGPTFEDSSVEFFADPTPDEDSRYFNFEPNCCGQFKVAWQEAGWQERGIDRDLISPELADRISIRTSVPGPTTDGESDADGWWLAAAIPFDVLSELTGREIAPTAGTEWRGNFYRSGVATDSQKATWNPIEKPAPDYHSPEYFGRLRFE from the coding sequence ATGAAGCAGTACACGATCGCCCGTGCACGAAGCACCGTCCCCCTCGGCGACGCCGTCGACGGAACACCGTGGGAGGAAGCGACGGTATTCCGCATCGACGAATTCTCGTGGCACGAGGGCGGTCCGAAACCGCTCACGACCGGCCGCGTTTGCTACGACGACGAGGCGATATATCTGCAGTTCTCCGTCGAGGACCGCGAGATCACCGCGTCGGTGACGGCGCTCAACGGCCCGACATTCGAGGACAGTTCCGTCGAGTTCTTCGCCGATCCGACCCCTGACGAGGACTCGAGGTACTTCAACTTCGAGCCGAACTGCTGTGGCCAGTTCAAGGTGGCCTGGCAGGAGGCCGGCTGGCAGGAGCGAGGGATCGATCGCGACCTCATCTCGCCCGAACTCGCCGATCGAATCTCGATCCGCACCTCGGTCCCCGGTCCGACGACGGACGGCGAGTCCGACGCCGACGGCTGGTGGCTCGCCGCCGCGATTCCCTTCGACGTCCTCTCGGAACTGACCGGTCGCGAGATCGCGCCGACCGCGGGAACGGAGTGGCGGGGTAACTTCTACCGGAGCGGCGTCGCTACCGACTCTCAGAAGGCGACCTGGAACCCCATCGAGAAACCCGCGCCCGACTACCACTCGCCGGAGTACTTCGGTCGACTTCGGTTCGAGTGA
- a CDS encoding oligogalacturonate lyase family protein: MEDELRQGPNAGRTLPAEREQYDDPETGASVTRLTSDPEADSRHLYFTEPGWDDDGRRLLFRSDRGGTRQLYSVALESGELTQLTDLPDDISGVTRIATEPTALFWCDERLVALDLETLAVTLLYELPDGYTGSIAAGTADGQRAVTALSEALDLERDPDDRERWIADRMDAGPHSKVISIPLSGGEPMVHVENDRWLNHVNASPTRPELVTYAEEGLWEDVDRIRALDLETDETWVVRPTDADEAVGHEYWLADGETIGYHGWRGGRDDPDAFFGHVRYDGTDRREWPAPDLYTHFHSNTRNLVVGDGTYRGAPFDLLWSWDDEDGGYRTPRKLVAHGWSGDDDVHPHSRLSPNGDRVVFDSSRAREGTDSDVYLVDVPDDLEELPTFDGL, from the coding sequence ATGGAAGACGAGTTACGACAGGGGCCGAACGCCGGCCGAACGCTCCCCGCGGAGCGCGAGCAGTACGACGATCCGGAGACCGGCGCGTCAGTCACGCGGTTGACGAGCGACCCTGAGGCCGACAGCCGACACCTGTACTTCACCGAGCCAGGCTGGGACGACGACGGACGGCGGTTGCTCTTTCGCTCGGACCGCGGCGGAACGCGACAGCTATACTCGGTCGCCCTCGAGTCGGGAGAACTGACGCAACTGACCGACCTTCCGGACGATATCAGCGGCGTCACCCGCATCGCGACCGAACCGACGGCGCTGTTCTGGTGTGACGAGCGGCTCGTCGCGCTCGACCTCGAGACGCTCGCGGTGACGTTGCTGTACGAACTCCCCGACGGCTATACGGGAAGCATCGCCGCGGGAACGGCCGACGGGCAGCGCGCCGTCACGGCGCTGTCGGAAGCGCTCGACCTCGAACGGGATCCCGACGATCGCGAGCGGTGGATCGCCGACCGAATGGACGCCGGCCCGCACTCGAAGGTGATCTCGATTCCGCTCTCGGGCGGCGAGCCGATGGTCCACGTCGAGAACGACCGGTGGCTCAACCACGTCAACGCGTCGCCGACTCGGCCCGAACTCGTGACGTACGCCGAGGAGGGTCTCTGGGAGGACGTCGATCGCATCCGGGCGCTGGACCTCGAGACCGACGAGACGTGGGTCGTCCGGCCGACCGACGCGGACGAGGCCGTCGGCCACGAGTACTGGCTGGCGGACGGCGAGACGATCGGCTACCACGGCTGGCGGGGCGGCCGCGACGATCCGGACGCGTTCTTCGGACACGTTCGGTACGATGGCACGGACCGGCGCGAGTGGCCGGCACCGGATCTCTACACGCACTTCCACAGCAATACCCGAAATCTGGTCGTCGGCGACGGCACGTACCGCGGCGCGCCGTTCGACCTGCTCTGGTCGTGGGACGATGAAGACGGCGGGTACCGAACGCCGCGCAAACTCGTAGCTCACGGCTGGAGCGGCGACGACGACGTCCATCCCCACTCGCGGCTGAGTCCGAACGGGGACCGCGTCGTCTTCGATAGCTCCCGCGCCCGCGAGGGGACCGACAGCGACGTCTACCTGGTCGACGTTCCCGACGACCTCGAGGAACTGCCGACGTTCGACGGGCTGTAG